Proteins from one Triticum aestivum cultivar Chinese Spring chromosome 7A, IWGSC CS RefSeq v2.1, whole genome shotgun sequence genomic window:
- the LOC123147326 gene encoding pathogenesis-related protein PRB1-2, whose product MASSKSSLALFTLAMAMAVVANVSSQNTPQDYINLHNRARAADGVGPVVWNNNVAKFAQDYAAERRADCRLVHSGGRFGENIYWGSSQRMTAANAVNSWVSEKQNYHRGSNTCDTGKVCGHYTQVVWRRSTRIGCARVICDRNRGVFIICSYDPPGNVRGRGPFLAK is encoded by the coding sequence ATGGCATCTTCCAAGAGTAGTCTTGCATTGTTCAccctggccatggccatggccgtggTAGCCAATGTCTCGTCGCAGAACACCCCGCAGGACTACATCAACCTGCACAATCGCGCCCGTGCAGCGGACGGCGTCGGCCCTGTGGTGTGGAACAACAACGTGGCCAAGTTCGCACAGGACTACGCGGCGGAGCGCCGCGCCGACTGCCGGCTGGTGCACTCCGGTGGGCGGTTCGGGGAGAACATCTACTGGGGGTCCTCGCAGCGGATGACCGCAGCCAACGCGGTGAACAGTTGGGTATCTGAGAAGCAGAACTACCATCGCGGCAGCAATACCTGCGACACGGGCAAGGTTTGCGGGCACTACACACAGGTGGTGTGGCGCAGGTCGACCCGCATCGGTTGCGCCCGCGTGATCTGTGATAGGAACCGGGGCGTCTTCATCATCTGCAGCTACGATCCCCCGGGCAACGTCCGAGGCCGGGGCCCTTTCCTCGCCAAGTAG